TAAAATCGATGCATTAAGTGACATGATCAAatcatgatttaatatttagcAAGTGAATAAATAGATTTGTGAAACTAGATACTACTCAAATGGGAATCCGATACTTCCCAAGAGTGTTTTTGGACTCATCGATGACATCATGGTTAATAacttcaatcataaatattgtTTTTAGTCAAACTTGGATTTATGCCTGAAAAGACTTAAGAACTTATGAATTTCGGAATGGAACATATTTACACTTCCAAATCTAGTGAGATGTTTTCTATCGTGAAACATGGAATGTTTAATTAccataaaattgatttagaaaataaaaaaaatacttgcaAACAAACACCATCTGTGCATAAatactttgatttttaaatagTCTAGCTAATCGTATCATCAATCAATGGAAAAGTTGATACCgtctaatttaactaaatggAAAGTATGAAAGTGCTATCTACATGTAGTTTTTGCATTGCACCAAAATACAATCATTAAATTACGAATTGCATGAGATTAGTCGATGTGATATTGATACGGACGCCAACAATCTAAAACCTAAGCTCCTTGTGCCTTGTCCTAATGTGGCATTAATATTAGCTACCACTctcagaaagagaaaaataaaagacaggACAGCGTACGGGGCGTGCAAGAGGACTGAAACATCATAGGATTAGAAGGGCAAAATCAAAGTCTACGAAGACTTGGATTGACAACAGTCCATGATCAACCAGCTTTGCTCCATCaaggaatcaaatcaatgattaaCGCAAGTCTACGAAGACTTAAAGGACTATCAAAGGTGCACGCTAAAGCACGGGTCTTCTTTTCCACGCTAGGacccatctttttctttgttgtattgctttatttcttttcattatcacTTTGCTTTTTTGACAACATTTTCCTTGGATCCTCACGGGCTAGTTTCGCCGTGAATGATGGTTGAGGTCCATAGTGGGTTAATTACTTTGATAGTTGATTGATTGGTGGCCACCATTCGATCAaggatttttaaaatttttatttttttggcctaGCAGCACTTGATAAGTAGGATTCTGAACTTTTTTCCATGTCTAAATCGTTTCTCAAAGAAAAGATCAAGTGAGATCAACAGAGGGGAGGCaatgcttggtttattcatcATTGGATTGATCATAATCCGGACTGTGAAAAGCTTATGATACCGTACATATCAACGCTTTACGAGTGACTTTGATTGGCTAAAAAATGGTGGATAGAAGCTGATTATGGTATAGGCAACCTATCTTGGTTGTTGTTGAGTTAGTATTGTGAAACTTCAATTGTGAAGTggctatttttttattttttatttttatcatgaaaCATAGAATTTTTAGTTATCACGAAATTGATCTAGAGTTGTGAAGTGCAGTATACATACAATTTTTCCTTGCATTGAAATAAAATCGTTAGATTTAAAATTGCATTACCTACCActctccaaagaaaataaataaataaaagaacagtGTACCGGTAAGGGCAAAGTCAAAGTCTATGAAGATTTGGACTACCAACGGTCCATGATGAACTAGCTTTGCTCGAGAAGTAATCACACAAATGATTCATTCATTTGGTACTTTGTCTAGATAGATATCCATAAACATAGAGAttttatcaaaaagaagaaaaaaaaatcactagaTCACTCTGTAAAATCCAACACAGACTCATCATTCTCCCATTCACCCGCAAAATTTGCATGGCAACAAATCGATCTCCAATTCTCATATTCATCCATAATTTCATCGCATGATTTCCTCCAATCATATAttgtcaaaatcaaataaaaacaaaatctaaGGATGTCTTTATCTCattgagaatttttcttttgttgcaaaAAAATGCTCTTAGGAAATTCAATTTCAGAGAAAGGGAATAGGAAAAATTTGATTATGGTGAAAACAAgttgaaaattgattttattgtaATTGGTAATAAGTGAATCCACTAAATGCGGCTTGTATCATTAAAAGTAACATGGAATGACTAATAAACTAGAATTGATGTCAACTTCGTTTATTCtataatccatcaaaataaCAATGATTACcaagaaataaagatagaaaTATGAAATCATGTTTGTAAAATATTAGATATAATCGTGCTTTGGGAATGTAGAAAAATTGAGCATTGATAAAGTATATTCTTCTCACTTCAAAGCGTAGCAAGAAAATAAGGGCAATGATTCCTTCTTGCCCAATTGTTTTTCTCTAAGCTTATTGTTTTTAGGGtcaataccacaaaaaattccaaactaatatacccatgaaaaatttacccaaaattaattctttaaccactaaaaaccttaaactggcACATTTGTGATAAAGTGATCCtcaattagttttcattaaattaaattaatactacGAAAAGTACAAACCAGTACATATgagaataaaatctcaaactaatacacccatcaattgtcaaaatttaatgTCTGCTTTTGTTGACTTGACTTTCAATGAATCAGCCATTTATTTGGGAGGTAAAAGTTGATTCTAATCCCAAAATTTCTAGACCACATAGTccgctgatttttatttttatttttttgtcgaaagaaaattgtattcattactcaaaagaATGCAGAAGTACATGGTTTTTATGACAAAGCAAATCGAAACAAAGCATGAATACtgaaaaacaaagccaaatctAGAACACAAGGAGGATCAATAGAGCATTTGCAAAGTTAAGCACAAACCATTCCACATGAATGGATTTATCAAACAAAATCGATGGCCGATCACTGGATCTAATGTCTTTGTCAGTGATGAGCTCACGACAGAAATTCCTTCTTCAATAATTACAATGTTGCTAGTTGACAGTGTGTGCCTAGGTTCGGCTTTCTCTACACCATCGTCATACGGAAACATTCATAACGGTTAGGCAAACATATATTTAACATGTGGAGGAGCAAATCTTTGTAATTCAATGAGACGTCAAAACTCCTACAATCAGCATTGAAATTGGAGGCAGAGAACCTGCACACAAAAAGATCAGAGGGGCATTGGATCCCCAAAATCATATTTATTAAACTCCTGGATCTAAATCAAGAGAGGATAGCACCCAAATTTAGAACTAGATATAgactagaagaaaaaaaactctcaaatctaaatcgggagagaaaaaaaataagaaaagaacaatacAACGTGAACAAAATCAgcaaaagagagaggggagggtgAGACTAGTAAGACACGTGCTTCGCATGGTGTCTAAAACCGGTACGCTAACCATTACCCCCTGGTTCTACACATTGTGCAAATCCTGTCTTCTATGAAGACAAGATCATTAAAATGCGAACTGGCGCTTGACTCAATTCCTTCTTTTACATTTAATGACCCACGCGGATCTCTATTTGTAATTCTAGCTTTTGAAAGGGATTTAGATTTTGCAATGTGCTGTAGTGATATGCTGCTATGTgcagttcaaatttttttttctttaagagatGATCAAGAGAGATCTATAGAGGAGAGGCaatgcttggtttattcatcATTGGATTGATCATTATCCAGATCGTGAATAGTTTATGCTACTGTACGTACCAACTCTTTACAAGTGATTTTGGTTGGCCAAAGAATGGTTAATAGAAGCTGATTTTGGTAGATGCAGTTTATTTTGGTTTCTGTCAAGTCAATATTGCGAATCTTTGGTTGCTAAGTAGTTATTTTCTATCGTGAAACATGTTTATGTATCCCACATCTCTTGTTTATGGAAATCATATACTCTCTATATACATTTGGTCTTTATCCACCTATTGGCTTAATCTTCCGAATTGATATGATACTAGAGTTGATATTATACCAGAGTTAAGTTCTACTCTAGTGTATTTCGCTTGTGCAACCCCTTTTGCCAAATTCTACGtgcatctgttttttttttccttatgttaTATGGCGAAAAGGTTTAGAGTAGGCAAGGATTTGGACAAAAGTGTGAAGAGCGAGCTGCACCTCCAAAAACATCATTTGAAACACTTATTAGTTGTGATACAAGAGATGTCAATACTTTGTTAATCATCCTAGTCATTGAAGAGGCTTCACCGAACTTTTGCGAGTCATTGAAGCGGAATCCGAGTTTGATTGGTGAGGATTAATTGGTATCCCATGCTTTTTTGGATGACGAAGAAGCTCAAAGAACATATATTTGGAAGTGGAAGTACCAAATGGAAGTTGCTCGATGTATATGCAGTACCAAGGCTTATTTCGAAAAGTCTCGTCCATCAACATTTGTTAGAATTGCACAAGAGCACGTTTCCAGTGAAACCATTGAAAGCTTGaaaactatattaaaatttgaatataaattataatctcAACCAAGAGGCAATTTTATCGGTCAGCGGAAATAGAATTGGAGATGGAAGTTAAATGAAAACTCCATTACGCATAAAGAAAGTGGGGGTAGCCTGTGAtatgttttcaaaatataatgTTTAAGGAAATACATTCGTAAAACTTATATTAAATTTACTATAGTTATAAAATCAGATTTGATTAATAATTAAAGTTGGAATTTGAAATTCGCATCGGTGGAATTTGGATGCTatagaaaaactcaaattaaaataatctcTATTAGAAATGGCGAGCAAAGTATAAAATGTGTCAAGATAAAGTAATACGATAgtctaatttgaaaattagaaatttgtctTCAAACTAGTAATGGACAATCTTTTAGAGAATTTATGTCAATAAGAGAAAGCAAAGGTCCGTACGTCTTTAATGACTTACATTTTGTGCTTTTGTTCGAaactatatatattcaatttaatgtTCTCTATAAGCAATTGAGTAAATAGTCgaaaacttggcacggaccctcccaagtcctaccaatccgCGACTTGATggaaattaactcatttaaatatgcaatttcaattcaatttggagccgccactaatcaattagggtttgattagaaacccaaataaagtatgggagaatactttatttttttacgaACTTGAGATTCAATAAATCCGGGGGACATGAttctagattagtctaacgccctttcggtaccttttattttaatttaaaaaaaatatttatcaggcaatgttaattaattttaactaaactactaacatgcaaatggtggacatgcgggtgcacaaacaataaaataacattcaatgaaaaatgcttataaaaatgcatgccctaaacatgatttctaaatgacaagacacctaattttctttttctttaaaaaatattaattatgtgcaatcttaatttaaatttgatatgcatgagttttactttaatgacacatgagatgcaattcatgtgacataatttaaatcattacaatatgtatgcaatctaatttacataaccATAAAATGCATATGCTGTATGACGTCGTAATTCTacatgcatgttctttttatgattttttaatgattttttttattatacatatgcaacctacactaacaGTGATGACATGACATATGATCaattataaactaatttattaactaaccaaggaaatgatatgacgtggcaatatgacctaaaatatataacatgaataagcatgcaatctattctaaagcatgaaatgagtttattatatattttttgtattttcatgaaattcaaaattaaagaaatgcaacgattaaatatgcaatttaaattaattaaatgacataattctaatgacgagcaatttctaactaaatgaacttagTAATAATtactagatgatgaaaatttcataaacctaatcctacatgtcgatttattaaacctacatgctttgatgcaagattttgatttttgattttgatttttgattttgatttttttagtgttttagtgtttttccaaaacaagtaattatcggactaaacattaaatctaaacaatcaacatattcaataaataaatgattaaaataaccgaaaaaataaccCGTTGTCTCACGGGTTAAGTTAACGATTATTTTAaacctaattatcacgacaaagagttcaaaataattaaaaatctaatccgaagtcttacggatcaaattaataattacattgatttAACAACCAAAATACCATCAAAAAACTGAaacttaatataattaaaaaattgatccgatgtctctcggatcaaattaataattacaataagttcGGACAAAATCCTTACGTATAATGCCTAGAAAATCCACAAATATTAATATTGACAAACCatattctaacttaaacaataataacaaaatttaaaataaataaataataaaataaagaaaaacaaactacctaatttgcttttctctttttcttttgtttttgcttttgtttttgcttttgtttttttcctttgtcttcCCAAGCACGGCTTGTGCTCGTGTGGGTGGTCACCGAGGATGGGGTCGTCGGCGTTCAGAGCTTCGGCAAAGACCAGCAACGGGTTGATCGGCGGCGAGCGGTGGCGTCACGAGGAGCAGCGGCAGGCAGCTTCACTTGGGCTCGGGCTCGGTGGAGCGGCTCGATTCGAGCAACAGGGTGCTGGTACTCGGGCGATCAGGggcgcagcagcagcagaggtGCGGCGAACCGGCTCGGGGTCTGCTGGGTCGCAGGTTGCAGACAAGTTGGGGCGAGTAGGCGTTCTGGTGCGGCAGATCGAGCTCCGAGCAGGTGCGGGACTGAGCAGAGGGTGGCGCGGTGCGGTGTCCGGCGCGCTCGGCGGTGGAGCGACGACTGGCTTTGATCTGCCGTCGTTGGGGCTCTCGGTAGCGGTGAAACTCGGGCGCTGGCGTCGTGTCACAGCAGCCGAGCAGGGCAGCAACAGGGCAGAGGTGACGCAGAAACGAAACAGAGGCAGAGCAGGGCGTCGTTGGCGTTACTGGCGTCGGACGAACAGGCGGATGATGGCGGGCGCAATGGAGACGAGCTGCGGGCGTTCTGAGGCGCGGTCACTGGACTGAGGCGGTGCTGCTGAGACGATTTCGCGGTTGCGGGTGGAGACTTGAGCAGTAGTCGTTGCAGCAGGCGTTGGGAAGAGCTCGCTGGTGCAGAGGTGCGGTCGTCGGGCGTCAGGCACCGGGTGGTCGCGGACGCAGCAACAGCGGAGGTGCGGGCCGGTTCGGAATCGGCAGTGTCGCGGGTTGCAGAAGCGCGGCAGTGTTGCTGGGCGTCGGCGCTTGGGTCGTCGTGAGTCGGCGCGACGATGGCTGGTGGAGACCGGCGGTGCGAGCGCAGCGCGGGTGAAGAGAAACTCACGATTGGGCGGCAAATgtgggaagaagatgaacagtaaatgtcccatcacttcttcccctctactttggcttttcctttccctttcactttttcCCTCTGCAGCCGCACACTCTCCTCTGCTTTCGTACTCTCTCCTctttcactttttccttttgactttttttttcacgaAACCCCTCCCATCCGAGCTACAAAACAAACGAAAAAGAAgagttttctttcttgcttttttttttcccttcttcggTTTACTACTTTTTCTTTTAGACCCCCACGAAAGGTGAAGAAGCaaccctctatttataaagcgaaaattcgagtttgtttcgccggtggagattttgctcaacctctcgccggtggagattttcgctcaacttctccaacaaagaaatggctccaaaatccggctgttgaattattttgaattcaaaattttttttcaaaatttcactctaatcttttattttctaaaaattgaatctaaattaggtgtcaataagTAAATAGTCGAcatcaaataagataaaaaggagGATATTTGATATAGCTTATTTCAGTAACTACACTAGCAATTAAATCAGCATAATCAGATCTATATATCTGAATGATCATAGTTAAAGTAGAGAAAACAGTTGCAACAGGACATGCCACATAGCTATTGTTTTTTTGTGCATGGGTTTGCTTGGTGTAGCGAGAGTGTGAATTGCCTACTTGAATGTATCTTGCATTTTTTATAACTAGGATTTCATGCAATGTGAGCAAACGGTTGAGAAAAATGCCAAACAATGTTGATCAAGGACTGTTCTAATATTTTGATTAGTGACATGGGGGCTCTCAACCACCAAGATTAAAATAGTAAAAGAAATAATGAAAGTATCTTGGAATCAGCCAATGAACCTTATTTTATGCTgttgagaaaattgaaaaaatcagTCCATATTATTTCACTAAACCTATTTCATGCGTTACGTGTTAAAAAGCAACTACACCAAGTAACATGGagataaatcaaaatttatgccATAAATTACAGGCTCAACCGACTTACCGTTAAAAAGAAGAATTAGCTTCTGGCCACGAGGGTATTGGAGTAATTTGGCAGCAGCAAAATACGCATCCAGATGATCAACGGATTCCAGAAAATAACGCGGTTTTGGCCATTTAAGGTGCGGGTGCGCGTGCGCGGATCAGGCACAGGAACAACTCATACGACCCGACGGGAGGCCGTTTTTCCTAAAATAGCCCCGACTCGACACCCAAACCCCAAAAGCGACGCTACAATTATGCACGAGCAAGGACGCGCTGCGGGCAAGTGCGTGGGCCACTCATCGCGACGCAATTGTGGTCAGAAACTCCACTAAGACAAGgattattaaaattcaaaagaataataACCGAAAGCACTCTGATTGATTGCTCccatctttttaatattttattttagccACCGAAAGCACTCCATTGCTCCCATCTTTTTAGAATTCCACTAGTCTATCTAACCCCGCTGTCGTCTCTCCTTTTTCAATTGCGTTACGACGGTGGATAAAAGAGAATAATTGAGTTGTGGGAGGGGCCACTTTGGTTTTAAAAAAACCTCAATTCGTCAACTTTGACAGGCGGTAATGAATCATTCTTATTGACCAATTCTAGCAAACTGGCCCTCGACTCTCTGCACATATAGCCAATCCCGTCTTCTGAGTTTAATGACCTACAGAGATCTTCATTCGGAGTTCAGGCTTCTAAACTTATTCCATCTCTAGCTGTCACTGCTTTTGCTGctatacttttcaatttttttctctaagagAAGATCAAGTGAGATCAATGGAGGGGAGGGCTGAAAAAAGACGCATTTGTAAAAATGAGGGAATAGCGGGAAGTGCTTCTTCTACTCACGCTTCAATAGAAGGTCATGAAATGGCTACTTCATCAGGATATGACTATGAAGtattcttgagttttagagggccAGATACTCGAGCAGGTTTTACTGACTTTCTTTACACTAGTATGATAGATATGGGAATCCGTGCATATAAGGATGATGAAGATCTCCGAAAGGGAGAAGAGTTTGGCCCAACACTTCTCCAAGCAATTGACCAATCGAGGATCTCAATACCTATCCTTTCTAAAGGTTATGCCTCTAGCGTATGGTGTCTCAAGGAGCTAGTCAAGATGGTTGAATGCCGGAAAATAAAGGGACAAAAGATTatgcccattttctatgatgtggCACCTGCAGAGGTACGATACCAAACTGGGGGTTATAAAGAGGCCTTTGATTCACATAGAAACAAAAACCGACATAATGAAGGGACTATGCGTGAGTGGAAGGCTGCTCTCGAAGAAGTATCATCTCTAGACGGATGGAACATGCTCAACATGCACAACAGGTGATTGCTTTTAGCATTCCCTCATGTGCCTTGGATCATTAAAACTCATTGCATTTCATATAGTTGCTTTTCTAGATTTGTGTTAACcttgttgaaattgaattatgtgtTATTGAAGTTGTACTGCCAAAATCATGCTAAGTGATGGCACAATCCCAATTTTGTCTCATATTATTCCaagcaacattttttttttccattttagttCATTCATCAACTATAAGTACCAACACTAATTCATCTACCATGGAATAAATCTTTTAAGATCACATTTCGAATTCaatttggcattgtcaaaacttAGTTTAATTCAACACAATTTCCTAACTCATTGTCTTTTGCCTCCAA
This region of Eucalyptus grandis isolate ANBG69807.140 chromosome 8, ASM1654582v1, whole genome shotgun sequence genomic DNA includes:
- the LOC120287347 gene encoding toll/interleukin-1 receptor-like protein; this encodes MEGRAEKRRICKNEGIAGSASSTHASIEGHEMATSSGYDYEVFLSFRGPDTRAGFTDFLYTSMIDMGIRAYKDDEDLRKGEEFGPTLLQAIDQSRISIPILSKGYASSVWCLKELVKMVECRKIKGQKIMPIFYDVAPAEVRYQTGGYKEAFDSHRNKNRHNEGTMREWKAALEEVSSLDGWNMLNMHNR